Below is a window of Dietzia timorensis DNA.
CCGATCCGGCGGTACCGCTACAGGCGTTGCGGTCGCCGGCGTCGTCGCTGCGGTCGTGGTGGTGGGTCGAGCGGCGGCCTGGGCCCTCAGGGCCGCCAGCTGCTGCTTGACGGCGGTGTAGCTGATCGCCCGGCGTGAGGTCTCGGAGACCAGCTGCCCGCAGGCCCGCTCGAGCAGCATCTTGTTGTCCCCGCGGGCCAGGGCGAGGATGTTCTGGCACGAGCGGTAGCCCTGAGCCTCGATCCGCTGGCGATCCAGGACCTCACTGATCGCGGCCACGGTGTGCGGTCCGATCTTGTGGGCCTGGCGCACGAAATACGCCCGCGACCACAGGTCCGATGACTGCAGATGCTGCGCGGGAACATGGTCAGGGTCGGTCACGAAGGCGTGCCGCCTACCGGAGACGGCGTGGGAGGCGATGACCTCCCCGCCAGCCATGACAGTGAGTGTGGGGCCGGTGATCTTCACATCGACGTGCTGGCCAGCGAAGGTGTAGGGCACCGAGTACTTCACCGTGGCGATCTCCACGTGGTAATCCCTGTTGACCTTGGACTTCTTCCAGATGACTGGCTGCCAGCGGGCCTCGGGAAGGTCGAACAGTTCCGACTGCTCGTGCTCGGTGAACAGCTCCCGGCGGCTGGTCTTCTGGCCGCGGAACGGGGTCCGGTCGTTGATCGCCTCGACCTCGGCGGCGATCGCCTCGTTCGCATCGTCCAGGCTGGCGAAGCGCCGATCGGCCAGCCGTCCGATCACCCAGTTGGTCACCACCTTCACCCCGGCCTCGACGTTGCCCTTGTCTGTCGGGCGCACCGGCCGAGTGGGCACGGCAGCGGTCTGGTGGTACTCGAGGAAGTCCCGGTACTCACGGTTGACCTCGCGGGCCCGGTCACCGCGGGCGATCTGGTTCGACGCCGTGGAGGCGTTGTCGGGGACGATCACCTGCGCCGCGCCGCCGAAGTACTCGAACGCCTGCAAGTGCGCGTCGAGCCAGTTCGGCATCTTCTCGTCCAGGCAGCCGCAGGCGAAGACCATCCCCGAGTACGGCAGCGATGCCACGAACACCGACACTGTGGTCTTGGTGCCGGTGACGGGATCGAAGATGGCCATCTTCGTGCCCGCCCAGTCGACTTGCATCGTGTGCCCGGGCACGTGCGTGATCCGCATCGTCAGCTCGTTGACCTCGACGTACTCGCCGATGATCTGGCAGAACCGCTGGTAGCTGTAGTGCCGCTGCCCCGGCGTGCCGTCAGTGTCGAGGTAGTTGGCCCACAGCACCCGCAGCGGCAGCTTCTTCTTGCCCGTGCGCTTCTTCACGGCAGCCGCCACGTCGAAGGCGACGAACTCCTTCGACGGCGTCTTGCGCCCATCGGCGAACAAGACGTCGATCTCCTCGACGCTGAGCGCCTCGACCTGGCTCGTGGCGGTCAACCCGTGCTCGTGGCAGACCTTCTTCGCCTTCGCGACCGTGCGATGCGAGCAACCCGCGATCGCCTCGATGTCCCGGTAGGACCTGTCCTGCAGCAGTAGCGACATCACCAATCGGTAATCAGTCACCCGTGCCTCCTGTTCGGATCCACGCGCAGCCTGGTTGCCACGCGTAGAACCGACACGAGCACACGAGGACCGGCACCGCTATCCGATGCTCATACTCGCGCTACCCGATCATCAGAACCCTGCTATCCGAAGCACGTCCCTAACAGCACTCGCGACCAATCTCGGCGTACGTCATGCCCGTGGCATGCAGCTGTTTGAAACGTCGGATATTCATCCAGGACTCCTGATCCAGGATCATGGGGGTGGGCCACCCTTCGGAAATCGTCAACTTGCCGGAAGACGACTCCAAGGGTGGCCCACACACCTCGGCGAACAACTACGGAACGCCGAACACCGACCTACATATGAACCTGTCCCCAAGGGTCTGTCAACTAAACGGTGTATCTC
It encodes the following:
- the istA gene encoding IS21 family transposase, whose amino-acid sequence is MTDYRLVMSLLLQDRSYRDIEAIAGCSHRTVAKAKKVCHEHGLTATSQVEALSVEEIDVLFADGRKTPSKEFVAFDVAAAVKKRTGKKKLPLRVLWANYLDTDGTPGQRHYSYQRFCQIIGEYVEVNELTMRITHVPGHTMQVDWAGTKMAIFDPVTGTKTTVSVFVASLPYSGMVFACGCLDEKMPNWLDAHLQAFEYFGGAAQVIVPDNASTASNQIARGDRAREVNREYRDFLEYHQTAAVPTRPVRPTDKGNVEAGVKVVTNWVIGRLADRRFASLDDANEAIAAEVEAINDRTPFRGQKTSRRELFTEHEQSELFDLPEARWQPVIWKKSKVNRDYHVEIATVKYSVPYTFAGQHVDVKITGPTLTVMAGGEVIASHAVSGRRHAFVTDPDHVPAQHLQSSDLWSRAYFVRQAHKIGPHTVAAISEVLDRQRIEAQGYRSCQNILALARGDNKMLLERACGQLVSETSRRAISYTAVKQQLAALRAQAAARPTTTTAATTPATATPVAVPPDRRDTTGAHLAGPEQFSLAVLTGGPSSGTAGREELQ